Proteins from a single region of Acinonyx jubatus isolate Ajub_Pintada_27869175 chromosome D3, VMU_Ajub_asm_v1.0, whole genome shotgun sequence:
- the SPRING1 gene encoding SREBP regulating gene protein isoform X5 → MPPGPRAFPAVRPGRRAPRPRRHGEPGGYGVAPAPPEEEERAVRDRNLLQVQDHDQPIPWKVQFHLGNSSRPGNQCRNSIQGKHLITDELGYVCERKDLLVNGCCNVNVPGTKQYRCDGCLPNGCCSAYEYCVSCCLQPSKQLLLERFLNRAAVAFQNLFMAVEDHFELCLAKCRTSSQR, encoded by the exons ATGCCGCCCGGGCCCCGGGCCTTCCCCGCTGTGCGCCCCGGCCGCCGCGCCCCGCGTCCGCGCCGGCATGGTGAACCTGGCGGCTATGGTGTGGCGCCGGCTCCTCCGGAAGAG GAGGAGAGGGCAGTGAGAGATCGGAATCTCCTCCAGGTTCAAGACCACGACCAGCCCATTCCGTGGAAAGTGCAGTTTCACCTGGGCAACAGCAGTCGGCCTGGCAACCAGTGCCGGAACTCCATTCAAGGGAAGCACCTCATCACGGACGAGCTAG GATACGTCTGTGAAAGGAAGGATTTGCTGGTGAACGGCTGCTGTAACGTCAACGTCCCCGGCACGAAGCAGTACCGCTGTGACGGCTGCCTGCCCAACGGCTGCTGCAGCGCTTACGAGTACTGCGTGTCCTGCTGCCTGCAGCCCAGCAAG CAACTTCTCCTGGAGCGCTTCCTCAACCGGGCAGCTGTGGCATTCCAGAACCTCTTCATGGCCGTCGAAGATCACTTTGAATTGTGTTTGGCCAAGTGCAGAACCTCATCCCAG agatga
- the SPRING1 gene encoding SREBP regulating gene protein isoform X1, which produces MPPGPRAFPAVRPGRRAPRPRRHGEPGGYGVAPAPPEEEERAVRDRNLLQVQDHDQPIPWKVQFHLGNSSRPGNQCRNSIQGKHLITDELGYVCERKDLLVNGCCNVNVPGTKQYRCDGCLPNGCCSAYEYCVSCCLQPSKQLLLERFLNRAAVAFQNLFMAVEDHFELCLAKCRTSSQSVQHENTYRDPIAKYCYGESPPELFPA; this is translated from the exons ATGCCGCCCGGGCCCCGGGCCTTCCCCGCTGTGCGCCCCGGCCGCCGCGCCCCGCGTCCGCGCCGGCATGGTGAACCTGGCGGCTATGGTGTGGCGCCGGCTCCTCCGGAAGAG GAGGAGAGGGCAGTGAGAGATCGGAATCTCCTCCAGGTTCAAGACCACGACCAGCCCATTCCGTGGAAAGTGCAGTTTCACCTGGGCAACAGCAGTCGGCCTGGCAACCAGTGCCGGAACTCCATTCAAGGGAAGCACCTCATCACGGACGAGCTAG GATACGTCTGTGAAAGGAAGGATTTGCTGGTGAACGGCTGCTGTAACGTCAACGTCCCCGGCACGAAGCAGTACCGCTGTGACGGCTGCCTGCCCAACGGCTGCTGCAGCGCTTACGAGTACTGCGTGTCCTGCTGCCTGCAGCCCAGCAAG CAACTTCTCCTGGAGCGCTTCCTCAACCGGGCAGCTGTGGCATTCCAGAACCTCTTCATGGCCGTCGAAGATCACTTTGAATTGTGTTTGGCCAAGTGCAGAACCTCATCCCAG AGCGTGCAACACGAGAACACCTATAGGGACCCCATAGCCAAGTATTGCTACGGAGAGAGCCCTCCTGAGCTCTTCCCTGCGTGA
- the SPRING1 gene encoding SREBP regulating gene protein isoform X2 has translation MVNLAAMVWRRLLRKRWVLALVFGLSLVYFLSSTFKQEERAVRDRNLLQVQDHDQPIPWKVQFHLGNSSRPGNQCRNSIQGKHLITDELGYVCERKDLLVNGCCNVNVPGTKQYRCDGCLPNGCCSAYEYCVSCCLQPSKQLLLERFLNRAAVAFQNLFMAVEDHFELCLAKCRTSSQSVQHENTYRDPIAKYCYGESPPELFPA, from the exons ATGGTGAACCTGGCGGCTATGGTGTGGCGCCGGCTCCTCCGGAAGAGGTGGGTTCTCGCCCTGGTCTTCGGGCTCTCGCTCGTCTACTTCCTCAGCAGCACCTTCAAGCAG GAGGAGAGGGCAGTGAGAGATCGGAATCTCCTCCAGGTTCAAGACCACGACCAGCCCATTCCGTGGAAAGTGCAGTTTCACCTGGGCAACAGCAGTCGGCCTGGCAACCAGTGCCGGAACTCCATTCAAGGGAAGCACCTCATCACGGACGAGCTAG GATACGTCTGTGAAAGGAAGGATTTGCTGGTGAACGGCTGCTGTAACGTCAACGTCCCCGGCACGAAGCAGTACCGCTGTGACGGCTGCCTGCCCAACGGCTGCTGCAGCGCTTACGAGTACTGCGTGTCCTGCTGCCTGCAGCCCAGCAAG CAACTTCTCCTGGAGCGCTTCCTCAACCGGGCAGCTGTGGCATTCCAGAACCTCTTCATGGCCGTCGAAGATCACTTTGAATTGTGTTTGGCCAAGTGCAGAACCTCATCCCAG AGCGTGCAACACGAGAACACCTATAGGGACCCCATAGCCAAGTATTGCTACGGAGAGAGCCCTCCTGAGCTCTTCCCTGCGTGA
- the SPRING1 gene encoding SREBP regulating gene protein isoform X6: MPPGPRAFPAVRPGRRAPRPRRHGEPGGYGVAPAPPEEVGSRPGLRALARLLPQQHLQAGYVCERKDLLVNGCCNVNVPGTKQYRCDGCLPNGCCSAYEYCVSCCLQPSKQLLLERFLNRAAVAFQNLFMAVEDHFELCLAKCRTSSQSVQHENTYRDPIAKYCYGESPPELFPA; the protein is encoded by the exons ATGCCGCCCGGGCCCCGGGCCTTCCCCGCTGTGCGCCCCGGCCGCCGCGCCCCGCGTCCGCGCCGGCATGGTGAACCTGGCGGCTATGGTGTGGCGCCGGCTCCTCCGGAAGAGGTGGGTTCTCGCCCTGGTCTTCGGGCTCTCGCTCGTCTACTTCCTCAGCAGCACCTTCAAGCAG GATACGTCTGTGAAAGGAAGGATTTGCTGGTGAACGGCTGCTGTAACGTCAACGTCCCCGGCACGAAGCAGTACCGCTGTGACGGCTGCCTGCCCAACGGCTGCTGCAGCGCTTACGAGTACTGCGTGTCCTGCTGCCTGCAGCCCAGCAAG CAACTTCTCCTGGAGCGCTTCCTCAACCGGGCAGCTGTGGCATTCCAGAACCTCTTCATGGCCGTCGAAGATCACTTTGAATTGTGTTTGGCCAAGTGCAGAACCTCATCCCAG AGCGTGCAACACGAGAACACCTATAGGGACCCCATAGCCAAGTATTGCTACGGAGAGAGCCCTCCTGAGCTCTTCCCTGCGTGA
- the SPRING1 gene encoding SREBP regulating gene protein isoform X4: protein MPPGPRAFPAVRPGRRAPRPRRHGEPGGYGVAPAPPEEEERAVRDRNLLQVQDHDQPIPWKVQFHLGNSSRPGNQCRNSIQGKHLITDELGYVCERKDLLVNGCCNVNVPGTKQYRCDGCLPNGCCSAYEYCVSCCLQPSKQLLLERFLNRAAVAFQNLFMAVEDHFELCLAKCRTSSQYHC from the exons ATGCCGCCCGGGCCCCGGGCCTTCCCCGCTGTGCGCCCCGGCCGCCGCGCCCCGCGTCCGCGCCGGCATGGTGAACCTGGCGGCTATGGTGTGGCGCCGGCTCCTCCGGAAGAG GAGGAGAGGGCAGTGAGAGATCGGAATCTCCTCCAGGTTCAAGACCACGACCAGCCCATTCCGTGGAAAGTGCAGTTTCACCTGGGCAACAGCAGTCGGCCTGGCAACCAGTGCCGGAACTCCATTCAAGGGAAGCACCTCATCACGGACGAGCTAG GATACGTCTGTGAAAGGAAGGATTTGCTGGTGAACGGCTGCTGTAACGTCAACGTCCCCGGCACGAAGCAGTACCGCTGTGACGGCTGCCTGCCCAACGGCTGCTGCAGCGCTTACGAGTACTGCGTGTCCTGCTGCCTGCAGCCCAGCAAG CAACTTCTCCTGGAGCGCTTCCTCAACCGGGCAGCTGTGGCATTCCAGAACCTCTTCATGGCCGTCGAAGATCACTTTGAATTGTGTTTGGCCAAGTGCAGAACCTCATCCCAG
- the SPRING1 gene encoding SREBP regulating gene protein isoform X3, whose amino-acid sequence MPPGPRAFPAVRPGRRAPRPRRHGEPGGYGVAPAPPEEEERAVRDRNLLQVQDHDQPIPWKVQFHLGNSSRPGNQCRNSIQGKHLITDELGYVCERKDLLVNGCCNVNVPGTKQYRCDGCLPNGCCSAYEYCVSCCLQPSKQLLLERFLNRAAVAFQNLFMAVEDHFELCLAKCRTSSQITL is encoded by the exons ATGCCGCCCGGGCCCCGGGCCTTCCCCGCTGTGCGCCCCGGCCGCCGCGCCCCGCGTCCGCGCCGGCATGGTGAACCTGGCGGCTATGGTGTGGCGCCGGCTCCTCCGGAAGAG GAGGAGAGGGCAGTGAGAGATCGGAATCTCCTCCAGGTTCAAGACCACGACCAGCCCATTCCGTGGAAAGTGCAGTTTCACCTGGGCAACAGCAGTCGGCCTGGCAACCAGTGCCGGAACTCCATTCAAGGGAAGCACCTCATCACGGACGAGCTAG GATACGTCTGTGAAAGGAAGGATTTGCTGGTGAACGGCTGCTGTAACGTCAACGTCCCCGGCACGAAGCAGTACCGCTGTGACGGCTGCCTGCCCAACGGCTGCTGCAGCGCTTACGAGTACTGCGTGTCCTGCTGCCTGCAGCCCAGCAAG CAACTTCTCCTGGAGCGCTTCCTCAACCGGGCAGCTGTGGCATTCCAGAACCTCTTCATGGCCGTCGAAGATCACTTTGAATTGTGTTTGGCCAAGTGCAGAACCTCATCCCAG